The following are from one region of the Phormidium sp. PBR-2020 genome:
- a CDS encoding DUF4090 family protein, which produces MSRDWNPATPYRGAEAIEGAIARGVDLDGTPIPNAQLELYRTVMELEAGRPRSGVRNTLRDRIVRIGCKHFPLGELNRLLEEADLSSLTPQEADFFYPDTTNSP; this is translated from the coding sequence ATGTCTCGCGATTGGAATCCCGCTACCCCCTATCGAGGAGCCGAAGCCATTGAAGGGGCGATCGCCCGAGGAGTGGATCTCGATGGGACCCCCATTCCCAACGCGCAATTAGAACTCTATCGAACCGTCATGGAACTCGAAGCCGGACGGCCCCGCAGTGGCGTCCGCAACACTCTGCGCGATCGCATCGTCCGTATTGGCTGCAAACACTTCCCTCTAGGGGAACTCAATCGCTTGCTGGAGGAGGCGGATCTCTCGTCCCTCACCCCCCAAGAGGCAGACTTTTTTTATCCCGATACGACAAACTCCCCCTAA
- a CDS encoding Orange carotenoid protein, protein MAYATSSNFTTTQANALSTVEPTSLVPEVSARIQRLATDDQLALLWFIYLEMGKSITPAAPGAARLQLAEGLLAQVKALDAEEQMGFMRDLIAKRNTPLSRAYGVFNANTKLGFWYCLAQGMDEGTIVRVPRRYKPSRTVKEILTILTTQTNFSQQITILRNAVVNMGFDALS, encoded by the coding sequence ATGGCTTACGCCACTTCTTCCAACTTCACCACAACCCAAGCCAACGCGCTCTCGACCGTCGAACCCACCTCCCTTGTTCCGGAAGTGTCGGCTCGTATCCAACGCCTCGCCACAGATGATCAGTTGGCACTCCTGTGGTTCATCTATCTGGAAATGGGGAAATCCATCACCCCCGCCGCCCCAGGAGCCGCCCGCTTGCAACTAGCTGAGGGACTCCTGGCCCAAGTCAAAGCCCTCGACGCCGAGGAGCAAATGGGCTTCATGCGGGATCTTATTGCCAAGCGCAATACCCCCCTCAGTCGAGCTTACGGTGTCTTCAACGCCAACACCAAACTCGGCTTCTGGTACTGCTTGGCCCAAGGAATGGATGAGGGAACCATCGTCCGTGTCCCCCGACGCTACAAACCCTCTCGCACCGTGAAAGAGATCCTAACGATCCTGACGACTCAAACCAACTTCAGCCAGCAAATCACCATCCTCCGGAATGCTGTGGTGAATATGGGCTTTGATGCTCTCAGCTAG
- a CDS encoding type II toxin-antitoxin system RelE/ParE family toxin, which yields MSYSDRFLLYALKGFQFEKLKGRPGERSLRLNKQWRLIVAVERDEEGGYLLIIDIEDYH from the coding sequence TTGTCCTATTCAGATCGATTTTTGCTATATGCTTTAAAAGGCTTTCAGTTTGAAAAGCTCAAAGGACGACCGGGAGAACGGTCTCTACGCTTGAACAAACAGTGGCGGCTAATTGTCGCTGTTGAGAGGGATGAAGAGGGCGGGTATCTACTGATCATTGATATTGAAGACTATCACTGA
- a CDS encoding HigA family addiction module antidote protein, producing the protein MTQTLAPARVSPPGRILARELEARGWTQKDLAEIMGRPHQTINGIIKGNKQITPETAIELAEALGTSAEFWTNLEAKYRLHIAQKEAGHPSQTSEIARRSCLYSFAPVAEMIKRGWIQATDSITELEQQVCRFFEIDQIGETPKLAVNCRQSEKRDPETQAQIAWMKQVEWVVRNQKLPAFDQATLESAIPEILALSAHAENVALVPDKLFSLGIHFVIVPHLSKTYLDGAVFYLEGRPVLALTLRYKRIDNFWFTLMHELGHIVAGHKGSYLDNMDDLEVSQEETEANQLATDWLLDAQALDTFVEQTSPYFSANKVKDFAKSQNRHPGILVGRLKKEELIPYKNHNKFLVKIDQHLETWISS; encoded by the coding sequence ATGACTCAGACATTAGCACCAGCAAGGGTTTCGCCGCCGGGGCGTATTTTGGCCCGAGAACTCGAAGCCAGAGGATGGACTCAGAAAGACTTAGCCGAGATTATGGGGCGACCCCACCAAACCATCAACGGCATTATCAAAGGGAATAAGCAAATTACGCCTGAGACTGCGATTGAGTTAGCTGAGGCTTTGGGCACCTCTGCGGAGTTTTGGACAAACTTAGAGGCAAAATATCGGCTGCACATAGCCCAAAAGGAAGCCGGTCACCCATCACAGACCAGTGAAATTGCCCGTAGAAGCTGCCTCTACAGCTTTGCTCCGGTCGCGGAAATGATTAAGCGAGGATGGATTCAAGCGACTGACTCAATCACTGAATTGGAGCAACAGGTTTGCCGTTTTTTCGAGATTGATCAGATTGGGGAGACCCCAAAGCTGGCAGTTAACTGTCGGCAGTCTGAAAAGCGAGACCCAGAAACTCAGGCTCAGATTGCCTGGATGAAACAGGTTGAATGGGTGGTGCGTAATCAAAAACTTCCTGCCTTCGACCAAGCCACCCTTGAGTCCGCTATTCCTGAAATTCTGGCTTTGTCGGCTCATGCTGAAAATGTGGCTTTAGTGCCAGATAAGCTCTTTAGCCTTGGCATCCATTTTGTCATTGTGCCCCATTTGAGTAAGACTTATTTAGATGGTGCAGTCTTTTATCTAGAAGGTAGGCCAGTGCTTGCGCTGACCTTGAGATATAAGCGGATTGATAATTTTTGGTTTACGCTCATGCACGAACTCGGCCATATTGTTGCAGGTCATAAAGGTAGCTATTTAGACAATATGGATGATTTAGAGGTTAGTCAAGAAGAAACTGAGGCTAATCAACTGGCGACAGATTGGTTGCTAGATGCGCAAGCTTTAGATACATTTGTCGAGCAAACTTCTCCGTATTTTTCGGCGAATAAGGTAAAAGATTTTGCAAAATCTCAAAATCGACATCCTGGCATCTTAGTGGGGCGCTTGAAGAAGGAAGAACTTATTCCATACAAAAATCATAATAAGTTCTTGGTTAAAATCGATCAACATCTTGAAACGTGGATTTCGTCCTAA
- a CDS encoding nuclear transport factor 2 family protein — MNITTCQTAILPDLDVPVVIEYFQFLNAGDSQQTAQRFAAYGELHPPFQGGIVGVEAIQAYLEAEAQGLTCFPEQVTVQTAGDGCQLVQVRGHVKTPYFSVPVTWTFNLNAQAQIERVEIRLLASPEQLLELQQFS; from the coding sequence ATGAATATCACGACCTGTCAAACAGCCATTCTGCCTGATCTAGATGTACCCGTAGTGATTGAGTATTTCCAATTTCTCAACGCTGGGGACTCTCAGCAGACTGCCCAACGCTTTGCCGCTTACGGTGAACTACATCCACCCTTCCAAGGGGGAATTGTTGGAGTTGAAGCCATCCAGGCTTATCTCGAAGCGGAAGCCCAAGGCTTAACCTGCTTCCCCGAACAGGTCACCGTGCAAACCGCCGGTGATGGCTGTCAGCTCGTGCAGGTACGGGGTCATGTCAAAACCCCCTATTTCTCGGTCCCTGTCACCTGGACGTTCAACCTAAACGCCCAGGCTCAAATCGAACGGGTTGAGATTCGTCTGTTAGCATCGCCGGAGCAACTGCTGGAGCTGCAACAGTTCAGCTAG